From the Acidobacteriota bacterium genome, the window GCGCCGAATGTATGAGCCGTTCGTTAGTCCGCTGGCTGATTTCCTGTTCATACCGCTTCCATCCTGGGTCCCAGCAAATGAGTCCTTCGACAATTGGCAGACGAGCCGGTGGGGCCGGATTTCAGGACTTGCCCAGGCGCCCTGCACACCATCGAGGGAAGAGGAAGAACACTTTTAGCCGCTCGTCTTGCCCCATCAGCGCTTGCAGGCTCCCGAAAGAGTCGATGAGACACAAATATTTGGGTAAATTCCCACACGCCCGTCCTCAATCCCACCAACGCAGTTGGCGGACTGGACGATAAACGCTCGCCCGACCTATGATTGCTCACTCGTCAGAGACGGCGCTGACGATCGACGGCTTCTCCTGTAACCGTGGGCCCGAATGTGCGAACCGTTTTTCTTCGGACTGATTCAGTTGCGGAGCCGGAAGCTCGCTTGCCAAATCACGCCGGATGATCAGCAATGACAACATCGTGAGGTAGCCCTGAGGTAGCCCCGAGGTAGACCAATGATACGACGAATCAAGATTCTCCTGTTAATGCTGCTTTGCTGCTGCACGGTGCGTCTTCAAGCTCCGGAGGCGCAGAAGAAAGCGGCCGCGAAGGGCTCGAGAGCCATCGACGATGCGGCGCTTCGCAATGCCGATGCTCGCACCGGCGACTGGATCACTCACGGCCGGACCTATGGGGAAACTCGCTTCTCTCCTCTGAATCGGATCAACGCCGGCAATATCAAACAGCTCGGGCTTGCTTGGTCGTTCGACACCGAGACAACGAGAGGACTCGAGGCGACTCCGATCATTGTCGGCGGTGTCATGTATACGACCGGCAGCTGGAGCGTCGTGTTTGCCATCGATGCTCGCACCGGCAAACAGCTTTGGAAATGGGACCCGCAGGTGCCGCGCACCTTCGGCCAGAAGGCTTGCTGCGACGTGGTCAATCGAGGCGTGGCAGTCTACAAGGGCAAGGTCTACGTCGGCACGCTTGATGGGCGATTGGCAGCGCTCGATGCTGATACCGGTAAGTTGATCTGGCAAGTCGTCACCGTCGATCAGAGCCGGCCTTACACCATCACCGCCGCGCCGCGTGTCGTGAAAGGCAAAGTGCTGATCGGCAACGGCGGCGCTGAGTTGGGAGTGCGCGGATACCTTTCGGCCTACGACGCGGAAACCGGCAAGATGGCGTGGCGCTTCTACACGGTGCCGGGCGATCCTTCGAAGCCGTTCGAGTCTCCGGCGATGGAACGCGCGGCGAAGACCTGGAAGGGCGAGTGGTGGAAGATTGGCGGCGGAGGCACCGTCTGGGATTCGTTGGCTTACGATCCCGAGCTTGATCTTCTGTACGTTGGAACGGGCAACGGCTCGCCGTGGAACCGCGAGATTCGCAGTCCAGGCGGCGGTGACAATCTCTACCTCTCGTCGATCCTCGCGCTCAGACCCGATTCGGGCGAGCTTGTGTGGCACTACCAGACGACTCCCGGTGACTCGTGGGACTACACCGCAACTCAGCACATCATACTCGCCGACCTTGAAATCGACGGACGCAAGCGCAAAGTGCTAATGCAAGCGCCAAAGAACGGGTTTTTCTACGTGCTCGATCGAACCAGCGGCGAATTGCTTTCCGCGCAGCCGTACGTTCCGATCTCGTGGGCGAAAGAGGTTGATCAGAAAACCGGGCGTCCTGTTGAGAATACCGGCGTTCGCTACAAAGACGCTGCCGCTTTCATCAAGCCTGGCCCGCTTGGAGGTCACAACTGGCAACCGATGTCTTACAACCCGCAGACCGGACTCGTCTACATACCGGCGCAAGACACGCTGTTCATCTACTCTCCGGACAAGAAGTTTGAATACAAACCCGGCACTTGGAACCTCGGAATTGATTTCTCGCTCTTCAAGGACCCGGCGCCGCTGATGCCCGGATTCCTGCTCGCGTGGGACCCCGTGAATCAGAAAGAACGATGGCGAGTTCCGTACGCGAACTTCTGGAACGGCGGCACGCTCACGACTGGGGGCAACCTGGTCTTTCAAGGAACCGCAGACGGACGCTTTGTAGCTTACAGCGCAGACAAAGGCGAGAAGCTCTACGAAGCGTCTGTTGGGACCGGCATCATTGCCTCGCCGGTGACTTATGAATTGGACGGCGTGCAATATGTTTCGATCATGGCTGGCTGGGGAGGGGCTTTCCCTCTGACTGGCGGTGACGGGAAAGGCGCGTCGCCCGCGGCGGGCAGACTACTGACCTTCGTGCTGAACGGAAAGCAGCCGCTGCCCGAAGTCGTCACGCAGAAACGGACCGTTACTCCGATCGGCGTGACCGCATCGCAAGAGACAATCGAAATTGGCTCGACGCTGTTTGCCCAGAGGTGCGCAGTCTGTCACGGCTTCGGCGCCGCGGGCGGAGGAGCGACGGCTGATCTGCGTTACTCTCATCCAACAACTTTCGACAAGTACCGCGAAATCGTTCTGGAAGGAAAGTATCAGGGGATGGGAATGCCTTCGCTGAAGAGGTGGCTGACCGTTGAGGACGTCGACGCGATCCGCGCGTACGTGCTGACTCGCAGGGCGGCGCTCGCGGCTAAGCAGTGAGAACGCTTGGTAGGTTGCTCAAAGAAGGCGATGATACACAAGTATTCAAGTGCAATCCCACCAACGCAGTTGGTGGTGTGTTCATACCCGGCCTACGCGGGACACTGCGCAGTGGCTCGAATCCCACCAACGGAGTTGGTGGATCGTTCATACTCAGCCTACAGGACGAGGCCACTGCCCCCCCCCGATCCCGAGGATAGAGAGTGGACGTTGTGACTGTAGGCTAGGTATGAACGATCCACCAACTCCAGTTGGTGGGATTCCGGACGGGCCTGCGGCTCTGCGTTTTTAGGCTGAGTATGAACGATCCACCAACTGCGTTGGTGGGATTATTGGCACTCTGTTGGGTAAGTTCTTGGTTTGCGGGACCGCATTGGTTTCCATCCTGGATGGCCGACGCTTGGAAAGGGTCTGACCGGAGACAGAAGGGGTGACGAAGAAAGAACTTCAAAAACTCGTTGAGAAAAACTTGCGGAACAACCCGCACCCGATGATTGACACCGAAACGGGATTGCAGGCTTTAGAGCGAGTCGCTGAAGTCGCGGAACGTAACGGTATAGAACACGCTCTGGTTGGTGGCATCGCGATGCACCTCTACGGAAGTCCCCGCTTGACGAAAGACGTCGATGTGATCGCGTCTTCGATCTTGCCGCTCGATGCGCAGAAGCGCCTGGGTTTCGGCGGCGCACGATATCACGTCAAGATCGGCAGGAAAGTCGTGCCTGTGGACTGGATTGTCCGCGACGATACCGCGCGAAAGTTCTATGAGCAAGCGCTCAAGGAATCCTATCAATTGCCGCGGGGCTTGCCGATCGTCACACCTGAATGGCTGATCATCTTGAAGTACATTGCAGGACGCTTCAAAGATCAACAAGACGCGGTCTACCTGCTCAAGCAGAAGGGTCTGGTCGACCGGCGCGTGATTCGCCGAAAGATCATCGCGACCGCCGGCAGGGAGTTCTGGGCTTTGATAGCGGCTGGATTGCAGCGTTGGTATGACCTTGCGGACGGGCGCATCACGACCGAGAAAGAAGACTACGAAGCCGGGCGACTGTAGCATGAGGATTCGCTTCGAGCGGAGGAGCGACGGCCGATCTTTGTTACTCATCCAACAACTTTCGACAAGTACCGCGAAATCGTTCTGGAAGGAAAGTATCAGGGGATGGGAATGCCTTCGCTGAAGAGGTGGCTGACCGTTGAGGACGTCGACGCGATCCGCGCGTACGTGTTGACGCGCAGGGCGGCGCTTGCGGCTAAGCAGTGAATCCGGGATAGACCCGATTGATCCGTGAAGTGCTCTCTCCACGCACCGGATCGCCCGCGTGCTTACACCGGCCACGTCTGCTGTCACTCATTCGTGGCCGGTGAACTCAATTGACTCGCTAAGAATGTCCGGTCCAATGCGCGCGTTGGTTCTGGTTTAGCGATTTATTACCGACGCTCACGACCGACACCATCTGAGGCTCCGACGAACTCTTGGCCATTCCGCTCCTTGCCTGAATAAGCTCCCGCTCGGAACTGGACATCCTGACTGCGCGCCCCGCGTCGTCTCCCTCCGTCCATAGCCTGGAGAGGAAGTACTGGTCCCCGTGGCCCCAAGAGGGACTAGGCGGTGTCTTGCGCTACTTCCTCCGTAAATGATCTTCGGAAACGGTGCGGACTTCGCTGCAAGTTCTTCAGTGTTCCGCGTGGGTGCTTAAGGTTCTCAG encodes:
- a CDS encoding PQQ-dependent dehydrogenase, methanol/ethanol family, yielding MIRRIKILLLMLLCCCTVRLQAPEAQKKAAAKGSRAIDDAALRNADARTGDWITHGRTYGETRFSPLNRINAGNIKQLGLAWSFDTETTRGLEATPIIVGGVMYTTGSWSVVFAIDARTGKQLWKWDPQVPRTFGQKACCDVVNRGVAVYKGKVYVGTLDGRLAALDADTGKLIWQVVTVDQSRPYTITAAPRVVKGKVLIGNGGAELGVRGYLSAYDAETGKMAWRFYTVPGDPSKPFESPAMERAAKTWKGEWWKIGGGGTVWDSLAYDPELDLLYVGTGNGSPWNREIRSPGGGDNLYLSSILALRPDSGELVWHYQTTPGDSWDYTATQHIILADLEIDGRKRKVLMQAPKNGFFYVLDRTSGELLSAQPYVPISWAKEVDQKTGRPVENTGVRYKDAAAFIKPGPLGGHNWQPMSYNPQTGLVYIPAQDTLFIYSPDKKFEYKPGTWNLGIDFSLFKDPAPLMPGFLLAWDPVNQKERWRVPYANFWNGGTLTTGGNLVFQGTADGRFVAYSADKGEKLYEASVGTGIIASPVTYELDGVQYVSIMAGWGGAFPLTGGDGKGASPAAGRLLTFVLNGKQPLPEVVTQKRTVTPIGVTASQETIEIGSTLFAQRCAVCHGFGAAGGGATADLRYSHPTTFDKYREIVLEGKYQGMGMPSLKRWLTVEDVDAIRAYVLTRRAALAAKQ